Proteins from a single region of Streptomyces sp. Tu 3180:
- a CDS encoding response regulator transcription factor: MSSLLLLTNALQPSTEVLPALGLLLHTVRVAPAEGPALVDTPGADVILVDGRRDLPQVRSLCQLLRSTGPGCPLVLVVTEGGLAAVTADWGIDDVLLDTAGPAEVEARLRLAMGRQQIVNDDSPMEIRNGDLSVDEATYSAKLKGRVLDLTFKEFELLKYLAQHPGRVFTRAQLLQEVWGYDYFGGTRTVDVHVRRLRAKLGPEHESLIGTVRNVGYRFVTPEKVERAAEEAKSRTDRQKASDADETAAPDGAGVRAKA; the protein is encoded by the coding sequence ATGAGTTCACTGCTGCTCCTGACCAACGCCCTCCAGCCGTCGACGGAGGTGCTTCCCGCCCTCGGCCTGCTGCTGCACACCGTGCGCGTGGCCCCCGCGGAGGGCCCGGCCCTCGTCGACACCCCCGGCGCGGACGTCATCCTCGTCGACGGCCGGCGCGACCTCCCCCAGGTCCGCAGCCTGTGCCAGCTGCTGCGCTCCACCGGCCCCGGCTGCCCGCTCGTCCTGGTGGTGACCGAGGGCGGCCTCGCCGCCGTCACCGCGGACTGGGGCATCGACGACGTGCTGCTGGACACCGCGGGACCGGCCGAGGTCGAGGCGCGGCTGCGGCTGGCCATGGGCCGCCAGCAGATCGTCAACGACGACTCCCCGATGGAGATCCGCAACGGCGACCTGTCGGTGGACGAGGCGACCTACAGCGCCAAGCTCAAGGGCCGCGTCCTCGACCTCACCTTCAAGGAGTTCGAGCTGCTGAAGTACCTCGCGCAGCACCCGGGCCGGGTCTTCACCCGCGCCCAGCTGCTGCAGGAGGTCTGGGGCTACGACTACTTCGGCGGCACCCGCACCGTCGACGTCCACGTACGGCGGCTGCGCGCGAAACTCGGCCCCGAGCACGAGTCGCTGATCGGCACCGTCCGGAACGTCGGTTATCGATTCGTTACGCCGGAGAAGGTGGAACGCGCCGCCGAGGAGGCCAAGAGCAGGACCGACCGGCAAAAGGCGTCGGATGCGGACGAGACGGCCGCGCCGGACGGCGCCGGGGTGCGGGCGAAGGCGTGA
- a CDS encoding LacI family DNA-binding transcriptional regulator has product MAKVTRDDVARLAGTSTAVVSYVINNGPRPVAPATRERVLAAIKELGYRPDRVAQAMASRRTDLIGLIIPDARQPFFGEMAHAVEQAASERGKMVLVGNTDYIGEREVHYLRAFLGMRVSGLILVSHALNDLAAAEIEAWDARVVLLHERPEAIDDVAVVTDDLGGAQLAVRHLLEHGNEYVACVGGTAETPAVGDPVSDHVEGWRRAMQEAGIPTEGRLFEAPYNRYDAYRVGLEILSGPNRPPAVFCSTDDQAIGLLRAARELRIDVPGELAVAGFDDIKEAALTDPPLTTVASDRSAMARAAVDLVLDDGLRVAGSRRERLKVFPSRLVVRHSCGCGQP; this is encoded by the coding sequence GTGGCCAAGGTAACCAGGGATGACGTGGCGCGGCTGGCAGGGACGTCCACTGCCGTGGTCAGCTACGTCATCAACAACGGACCCCGGCCGGTCGCCCCGGCCACGCGCGAGCGCGTGCTCGCCGCGATCAAGGAGCTGGGGTACCGGCCCGACCGCGTCGCCCAGGCGATGGCGTCACGGCGCACGGACCTCATAGGCCTGATCATCCCGGACGCCCGCCAGCCCTTCTTCGGGGAGATGGCGCACGCGGTCGAACAGGCCGCCTCCGAGCGCGGAAAGATGGTCCTCGTCGGCAACACCGACTACATCGGCGAGCGCGAGGTCCACTACCTGCGCGCCTTCCTCGGCATGCGCGTCTCGGGGCTGATCCTGGTCAGCCACGCGCTCAACGACCTGGCCGCCGCGGAGATCGAGGCCTGGGACGCCCGGGTGGTCCTGCTGCACGAGCGGCCCGAGGCGATCGACGACGTCGCCGTCGTCACCGACGACCTCGGCGGCGCCCAGCTCGCCGTACGCCACCTGCTGGAGCACGGCAACGAGTACGTCGCCTGCGTCGGCGGCACCGCGGAGACGCCGGCCGTCGGCGACCCGGTCTCCGACCACGTCGAGGGCTGGCGGCGCGCGATGCAGGAGGCCGGCATCCCGACCGAGGGGCGCCTCTTCGAGGCCCCGTACAACCGCTACGACGCCTACCGCGTCGGCCTCGAGATCCTCTCCGGGCCGAACCGCCCGCCCGCGGTCTTCTGCTCCACCGACGACCAGGCGATCGGCCTGCTGCGCGCGGCGCGCGAGCTGCGCATCGACGTGCCCGGCGAGCTCGCGGTCGCCGGGTTCGACGACATCAAGGAGGCGGCGCTCACCGACCCGCCCCTGACCACGGTCGCCTCGGACCGCTCGGCGATGGCCCGCGCGGCGGTGGACCTCGTCCTCGACGACGGCCTGCGGGTGGCCGGCTCGCGCCGCGAACGCCTGAAGGTGTTCCCGTCCCGGCTGGTGGTGCGCCACTCCTGCGGCTGCGGGCAGCCGTAG
- a CDS encoding trypsin-like peptidase domain-containing protein has product MTESLRRSGEYESPHEGEQHLSSPAHPEWSSPANPEWPPPPAYAPAQPVIPQPAAAETPGGTGTPAGPAARPPQRKRARGPAALLAAVAIVAAAVGGGTAYGVQELTGNDTVASSSTGTSVVPSSQRGTVSGVAEAVSPSIVEISATSASGSSTGSGVIITEDGEIVTNNHVVAGASSIKVRTSDGKTYTADVVGTDSSKDLALIRLEDASGLRAATLGDSDGVQVGDQVVAIGSPEGLTGTVTSGIVSALDRDVTVSTDESQGQQGQQGGGWPFEYGGREFNGDTGGSTTTYKAIQTDASLNPGNSGGALIDMNGDIIGINSAMYSASGADSSDAGSVGLGFAIPIDTVKADLPALRSGATG; this is encoded by the coding sequence ATGACCGAGAGCCTCCGCCGCAGCGGCGAGTACGAGAGCCCCCACGAGGGCGAGCAGCACCTCTCCTCCCCTGCGCATCCCGAGTGGTCCTCCCCCGCGAACCCCGAGTGGCCGCCCCCGCCGGCGTACGCTCCCGCGCAGCCGGTCATCCCGCAGCCGGCCGCCGCGGAGACGCCCGGTGGCACCGGCACTCCCGCCGGTCCCGCCGCACGGCCCCCGCAGCGGAAGCGCGCCCGCGGCCCGGCCGCCCTGCTCGCCGCCGTGGCGATCGTCGCGGCGGCCGTGGGCGGCGGCACCGCCTACGGCGTGCAGGAGCTGACCGGCAACGACACGGTCGCCTCCTCGAGCACCGGCACCAGCGTGGTGCCGTCGAGCCAGAGGGGCACGGTGTCCGGCGTCGCCGAGGCGGTCAGCCCGAGCATCGTCGAGATCAGCGCCACCTCCGCCTCCGGGTCCTCGACCGGCTCCGGCGTGATCATCACGGAGGACGGCGAGATCGTCACCAACAACCACGTCGTCGCCGGCGCCTCGTCGATCAAGGTGCGGACCAGCGACGGGAAGACGTACACCGCCGACGTCGTCGGCACCGACAGTTCCAAGGACCTCGCCCTGATCAGGCTGGAGGACGCCTCCGGCCTGCGGGCGGCCACCCTCGGCGACTCCGACGGGGTGCAGGTCGGCGACCAGGTGGTGGCGATCGGCTCCCCCGAGGGCCTGACCGGCACCGTGACCAGCGGCATCGTCTCGGCGCTCGACCGCGACGTGACCGTCTCGACGGACGAGAGCCAGGGACAGCAGGGGCAGCAGGGCGGCGGCTGGCCGTTCGAGTACGGCGGCCGGGAGTTCAACGGCGACACGGGCGGCTCCACGACCACCTACAAGGCGATCCAGACCGACGCGTCCCTGAACCCCGGCAACTCCGGGGGCGCGCTGATCGACATGAACGGCGACATCATCGGCATCAACTCCGCGATGTACTCGGCGAGCGGCGCGGACTCCTCCGACGCGGGCAGCGTGGGCCTCGGCTTCGCCATCCCGATCGACACGGTCAAGGCGGACCTGCCGGCGCTGCGGTCCGGCGCGACCGGCTGA
- a CDS encoding response regulator transcription factor, producing the protein MSPAEGDRDPQHILIVDDEPAVREALQRSLAFEGYGTEVAVDGADALEKAAAHRPDLVVLDIQMPRMDGLTAARRIRATGDTTPILMLTARDTVGDRVTGLDAGADDYLVKPFELDELFARIRALLRRSSYAAAVAASAEADDVLAFGDLSMNLATREVTRGGRPVELTRTEFTLLEMFMAHPRQVLTREQILKAVWGFDFEPSSNSLDVYVMYLRRKTEAGGEPRLVHTVRGVGYVLRQTGAE; encoded by the coding sequence ATGAGCCCCGCAGAAGGCGACCGTGACCCCCAGCACATCCTGATCGTCGACGACGAGCCGGCGGTGCGCGAAGCGCTCCAGCGCAGCCTGGCCTTCGAGGGGTACGGCACCGAGGTCGCCGTGGACGGTGCGGACGCCCTGGAGAAGGCGGCGGCCCACCGGCCCGACCTGGTCGTCCTCGACATCCAGATGCCCCGCATGGACGGTCTCACCGCCGCCCGCCGCATCCGCGCCACCGGCGACACGACCCCCATCCTGATGCTGACGGCGCGGGACACGGTCGGCGACCGGGTGACGGGACTGGACGCCGGGGCGGACGACTACCTGGTGAAGCCGTTCGAGCTGGACGAGCTGTTCGCCCGCATCCGCGCCCTGCTGCGCCGCAGCTCGTACGCGGCGGCCGTGGCCGCCTCCGCCGAGGCGGACGACGTCCTCGCCTTCGGCGACCTGAGCATGAACCTGGCCACGCGGGAGGTCACCCGGGGCGGACGTCCGGTGGAGCTGACCCGCACGGAGTTCACCCTGCTGGAGATGTTCATGGCGCACCCGCGCCAGGTGCTCACGCGGGAGCAGATCCTGAAGGCCGTGTGGGGCTTCGACTTCGAGCCCTCGTCGAACTCCCTGGACGTGTACGTGATGTACCTGCGCCGCAAGACCGAGGCGGGCGGCGAGCCGCGCCTGGTGCACACGGTGCGGGGCGTGGGCTACGTGCTGCGGCAGACCGGCGCGGAGTGA
- a CDS encoding HAMP domain-containing sensor histidine kinase — protein MRTLVRRFRALPIRARLSLLVAAAVAFAVAAVSVTCWFIVQGKLYEQVDNDLKKATVLQDRQRIDEIRSALADCTDTPREGDTGGFRYTYSQVVKEDGTVCLFPSSVGSIRVTASDRAVIENARNGSSGIFRNGTDQNGDEVRVLTLPLVINDPTTLTSTNAAVLVAVPLKGTESTLNDLALILLLVSGVGVLGASAAGLAVARAGLRPVDRLTEAVEHVARTEDLGVRIPVEDDAEDEIARLSRSFNSMTSALAGSRDLQQQLIADAGHELRTPLTSLRTNIELLTRSEETGRPIPAEDRKALLASVKAQMTELASLIGDLQELSRPDTDQHAGRTRIVAWQDVVESALRRARLRGPELTITADVRPWYVRAEPSALERAVVNVLDNAVKFSPDGGTVDVRLADGVLTVRDHGPGIPADELPHVFDRFWRSPSARALPGSGLGLSIVARTVQQAGGEVTLVPAEGGGTAATIRLPGAPTPPPGVP, from the coding sequence GTGAGGACACTGGTGCGCCGCTTCCGCGCCCTTCCGATCCGGGCGCGGCTGTCGCTGCTGGTGGCGGCGGCGGTGGCGTTCGCGGTGGCGGCGGTGTCCGTCACCTGCTGGTTCATCGTGCAGGGGAAGCTGTACGAACAGGTCGACAACGACCTGAAGAAGGCGACGGTGCTGCAGGACCGCCAACGGATCGACGAGATCCGCAGCGCCCTCGCCGACTGCACCGACACGCCCAGGGAGGGCGACACCGGCGGCTTCCGGTACACCTACTCCCAGGTGGTCAAGGAGGACGGGACCGTCTGCCTCTTCCCCAGCTCGGTGGGCAGCATCAGGGTCACCGCGTCCGACCGGGCCGTGATCGAGAACGCGCGGAACGGCTCGTCGGGGATCTTCCGCAACGGCACGGACCAGAACGGCGACGAGGTCCGCGTGCTGACCCTGCCCCTGGTCATCAACGATCCCACCACGCTGACCAGCACCAACGCGGCCGTTCTCGTGGCGGTCCCCCTCAAGGGGACCGAGTCGACGCTCAACGACCTCGCCCTCATCCTGCTCCTGGTCTCCGGTGTCGGAGTACTGGGCGCGTCCGCCGCCGGCCTCGCGGTGGCCCGTGCGGGCCTGCGCCCCGTCGACCGGCTCACCGAGGCGGTCGAGCACGTGGCCCGCACGGAGGACCTGGGTGTCCGCATCCCCGTCGAGGACGACGCCGAGGACGAGATCGCCCGGCTCTCCCGCTCCTTCAACTCCATGACCTCCGCCCTCGCCGGCTCCCGCGACCTGCAGCAGCAGCTCATCGCGGACGCCGGCCACGAGCTGCGCACCCCGCTCACCTCCCTGCGCACCAACATCGAACTGCTCACCCGCAGCGAGGAGACCGGCCGGCCGATCCCGGCCGAGGACCGCAAGGCCCTGCTCGCCTCGGTGAAGGCGCAGATGACCGAACTGGCGTCGCTCATCGGCGACCTGCAGGAGCTGTCCCGCCCGGACACGGACCAGCACGCCGGCCGGACGCGGATCGTCGCCTGGCAGGACGTCGTCGAGTCGGCCCTGCGCCGTGCCCGGCTGCGCGGCCCGGAGCTGACCATCACGGCGGACGTGCGGCCCTGGTACGTGCGGGCGGAGCCGAGCGCGCTGGAGCGCGCCGTGGTCAACGTGCTGGACAACGCGGTGAAGTTCAGCCCGGACGGCGGCACGGTCGACGTACGCCTCGCCGACGGCGTCCTCACCGTCCGCGACCACGGCCCCGGCATCCCCGCCGACGAACTCCCCCACGTCTTCGACCGCTTCTGGCGCTCCCCGAGCGCCCGTGCCCTCCCGGGCTCCGGCCTCGGCCTGTCCATCGTGGCCCGCACGGTCCAGCAGGCGGGCGGCGAGGTGACCCTGGTCCCGGCGGAGGGCGGGGGCACGGCGGCCACGATCCGCCTGCCGGGCGCGCCGACGCCACCGCCCGGGGTTCCGTAG